The following coding sequences lie in one Silvanigrella aquatica genomic window:
- the nadA gene encoding quinolinate synthase NadA, translating into MAIAYQTPLPAPYPSLTEQEMRDRIKEVRNYFGKKLVVLAHHYQRPEIVELSDVRGDSLQLAQYAAQQTEADYIVFCGVHFMAEGADILKTGKQLVVLPDLGAGCDMADMADADDVIDAWEQLVEVVEHESIMPVTYVNSSASLKAFVAEKGGVICTSSNAGKIVDWALQERKILFFYPDQHLGRNTAKKLGIPLSEMNLWDPKKNYGGLTPEQIKQTKVMLWQGCCPVHMMFSAKQIDIIRAKDPEFKIISHPECAMEVVDKSDCSGSTDFIVKTIAASPAGSKWAVGTELNLVNRIAKENPDKKVVSINPFMCLCGTMNRIDLPHLTWALEQIRQGTPQNVITVTEPTRSLAKQALERMLEMSVTLNR; encoded by the coding sequence ATGGCAATAGCTTATCAAACCCCACTTCCTGCTCCTTATCCTTCATTAACTGAACAAGAAATGCGGGATCGCATTAAAGAAGTCAGAAATTATTTCGGAAAAAAACTCGTTGTTCTAGCGCATCATTATCAACGTCCTGAAATTGTGGAATTAAGTGATGTGCGTGGTGATTCCTTACAATTGGCACAATACGCCGCGCAGCAAACAGAGGCGGACTACATTGTCTTTTGTGGTGTCCATTTCATGGCTGAAGGTGCGGATATTTTAAAAACGGGGAAACAACTTGTTGTTTTGCCCGACCTGGGCGCGGGATGTGACATGGCCGACATGGCCGATGCTGACGACGTAATCGATGCCTGGGAACAGCTTGTGGAGGTGGTGGAACATGAAAGTATTATGCCTGTGACTTATGTAAATTCATCTGCGTCGTTAAAGGCTTTTGTGGCTGAAAAAGGCGGTGTGATTTGCACCAGTTCTAATGCAGGTAAAATTGTCGATTGGGCTTTGCAGGAAAGAAAAATTCTTTTCTTTTATCCTGATCAGCATTTGGGAAGAAATACAGCTAAAAAATTAGGCATTCCTTTGTCAGAAATGAATTTATGGGATCCGAAAAAAAACTATGGTGGGCTAACACCTGAACAAATTAAGCAAACAAAAGTCATGCTATGGCAAGGTTGCTGTCCTGTTCATATGATGTTTAGTGCGAAACAAATTGATATCATTCGTGCGAAAGATCCTGAATTTAAAATTATTTCTCATCCGGAATGTGCCATGGAGGTTGTCGACAAATCTGACTGCTCGGGGTCAACGGATTTTATTGTCAAAACCATTGCGGCCAGTCCTGCGGGTAGCAAATGGGCTGTGGGTACAGAATTAAATTTGGTCAATCGCATAGCGAAAGAGAATCCAGATAAAAAAGTGGTGAGTATCAATCCCTTTATGTGTCTGTGTGGAACAATGAACCGTATCGATCTACCTCATTTAACTTGGGCACTTGAGCAAATTCGCCAGGGGACACCGCAAAATGTAATTACTGTTACAGAACCCACTCGGAGTCTTGCGAAACAGGCTTTAGAACGTATGCTTGAAATGAGCGTAACTTTAAATAGATAA
- a CDS encoding acyltransferase, whose protein sequence is MPWLYYSLKEKHLIWAKPWQEEIQTKLQKLETVKIGKNCFISPQANIFAEPGRDIIIGNNVTIASDVFLHGPITIHDGASLNAGVSIDGGAKGVVIGANTRIANNAKIYAFNHGMSPDKLIKDQPVTSQGIIICEDVWIGANACVTDGVEIGSHAIIGMGAVVTKNILEWSIVGGVPAKIIGDRRERNNF, encoded by the coding sequence ATGCCTTGGTTATATTATTCTTTAAAAGAGAAACATTTAATTTGGGCCAAGCCTTGGCAAGAAGAAATTCAAACAAAGTTACAAAAGTTAGAAACTGTGAAAATTGGAAAAAATTGTTTTATATCACCACAGGCCAATATTTTTGCGGAGCCAGGTCGAGATATTATTATTGGAAATAACGTAACAATTGCGTCAGATGTCTTTTTACATGGTCCTATTACAATTCATGATGGTGCCAGTCTCAATGCGGGAGTGAGCATTGATGGCGGTGCAAAAGGTGTTGTGATTGGTGCAAATACCCGTATAGCAAATAATGCAAAAATATATGCATTTAATCATGGGATGTCTCCTGATAAATTAATTAAAGATCAACCTGTGACTTCCCAAGGAATAATTATTTGTGAAGATGTTTGGATAGGAGCTAATGCTTGTGTGACGGATGGTGTAGAAATTGGAAGTCATGCTATAATAGGTATGGGTGCTGTTGTTACCAAAAATATTTTAGAGTGGTCAATTGTGGGAGGAGTTCCTGCTAAAATTATTGGTGATAGAAGAGAGAGGAATAATTTTTAA